The Thermococcus peptonophilus genomic sequence CAAACACCCCCAGAGATCGCCATTGACTTCCTCCCGGCGGTACTCGACTTCGCTTTAGCCGATATCGGCCAGTACTGCGACTACACGATGCTCCTTGGAACTGTGATAAAAGTAGAGGGCGTTGAGTTTGATGAGCACTTCTTCATTCTCCCAAAACCCGAAGATATGGTTAAAGTCCTCGAAAAGCTCACGGGGGGGATGCTATGAAGCTGAACGAATGGTACAAGGACATATTCCGAGAGGCCTCCAACATAGCGATGTCTCATGCCTTAACCTCACTCTCAGAGATGGTGGGCGGGCCAATAGAGATGGAGCCGCCCGACGTTGAAGTGCTCTCCAGGGTGGAGTTCCTGAAGACACTTGCCCAGAACGGCATCTCAAAGAGCTTTGTGGTGGCGTTCGACATAACCGAGGGCCTAAACGGCATCACTGTTCTCCAGTTCCCGACGAGGAGTGCAATAAACCTGTCAGCGGCCCTGATGGGAATGGATCCATCTGGAATGGAAGAGCTGGACGAAATGGGCAAGTCAGCCATAACCGAGGTAGGCAACATCCTTATATCGGTTTACACTGACATACTTGCAAAGCTCCTTGGGGAGCCGGTCTCCCTGAGCCCCCCAAAGCCGATAAGCTCCCTCTACGACATCGAAAAGGAACTGAACAGGCCGGATCTGAGGAATGTTGACAAGATTATGCTCTTCAAGACGCGCTTCTATGAGGAGAACATCGGGTTTGAGAGCTTTTTCTATCTGGTACCTGACGAGACATCCTTTGAAAAGCTCGTGAAGAGGTTAGAAGCCCAGGTGAAGGAAGAGGGGGATGAGTGATATGGAGTTCAAGAAGAAGATTGTTGGCATCGTGGTAGTTGCCCTATTGCTAGTGACTGTGCTAGCCAGTGCCATGATCTTCTACACTGGCAGTCATACGTCTGCGGTTATCAAAGACAAAATGCAACCGGTTGTGGAAGATCAGGCTAGAGAGGCCGTCATGGCTAAAGCGGAGTCTTTAGCTGAGCAGTTCTCGGGGTTCTTTGATTCAGTTGAGGCCCTAGGAAGGGCAACAAAGGAGCTGACGATCATCTCGCTTAACGATCTCCAGAGCGAAGGCGTCAGCTTTGGAGACCCGGGTTATGCAGAAAAGCTGAGACCGATACTCCTGGAGCACTTTGAGGTCATAACCAAAGCCGAACCTAAACTCAGCGCCGTCTACTTTGGGGACGTGAACGGCAATATGTTCATCTATCCGGAGCAGGAGCTCCCGCCTGACTACGATCCACGCGTCAGGCCCTGGTACCAGAAGGCAGTTCAGGTCAATGGACCAACATGGAGTGAACCCTACGAGGACGCTTCTTCAGGCAAGTGGGTTATCACCTACGCGATCCCAGTTTATTACAACGGGAAACTCGTCGGTGTTATAGGTCTTGATGTCTTCATAGATGAGCTTACAAAAACCATAGACACCGTGAAGATCGGTCAGACTGGCTATGCATACGTTGTTGGTCAGGACGGAACGATTTACATGCATCCAAATCACGACTACATAATGAAGCTCAACGTTTTCAAGGAACCCAGCTTGAAATCCGTTGCTGACATTATACGGAGCGGCAAAGACAAAGATGTCGCCATATACACTTTCAATGGGGTGACAGCAGTTGCCGCAGGTGTCAAAATCCCGAACACGGGCTGGTATGTCTTCGCTAAGGTCCCCGTAAGTGAGATAAGCGCACCAACCTTAAACGTGATAGAAGACACTAGACAGGCCACAAAGAAGAGCGCCCTAATGACGGCCATTTTGATACTGGCACTGTCAGTTGCGATGATTGGAGTTGCATACAAACTAATTGATTCCTCCCTCAAGCCGCTTGTTGCGCTTAGTGTTGCTGCCCAGGCTTTGGCCGAAGGTAGGTTGAGTGAGGTTAGGGAGAAGCTCAAACAGATACAGTACCTGGAGGATGACGAAATTGGGGTACTCATCAAAGCATTTGAAGCAGTGGGAAAGGACGTTGTTGGAACACTGCAGGGAATAGCGGAGAAGCTTGAGCGCCTTGCTGAGGGCGATCTCAGCAACGGTCTAAGCGTTGAGGCGAAGGGAGAACTGAGGGAGATTATAGAGGATGTCAAGGACATGAGCACAAAGATGAGGGAGCTCCTCGGCAACATCGTTGGCCTCACCGAGAAGCTTGAGAAGCACGCAAACGTCCTGGCTCAGATAGCTAGTGATGTTACTGAGGCGATTAATCAGGTGAATGAGGCTGTGCAGCAGGTTAGTGTTGAAGCGCAGCGTCAGCAGGAGAATATTAATGAGATTACTGAGGGCATGAGGTTGGTTGCTGACATGAGTGAGGAGAGCGTTAGGGCTATGGAGGAGTTTGAAGGGGCAGTGAACGAGGTTGTGAACATTGCTGAGGAAGGCAGGCAGAAGGGTGAGGTTTCAGCCCAGCAGATTCAGAGTATTCAGGAGATGATGGGTGAGATTGAGCAGGCTGTTAACAGGGTTAATGAGATGAGTAGGAGTATTGAGGAGATTACGAATGTGATTACTGGGATTGCGGAGCAGACTAATCTCTTGGCCTTGAATGCGGCTATTGAAGCGGCTAGGGCTGGTGAGGCTGGTAGGGGGTTTGCTGTGGTTGCCCAGGAGATTAGAAATCTGGCTGAGGAGAGCAAGAAGGCTGCTGACAACATTAAGGAGATTATTGGCAGGATGACTGAGGAGATTAGGGGTGCTGTGAACGCTACCCAGAGGGGTGTGAGTGTTGTCAGTGAATCTTCAGAGACTCTCAGGGAGACGACTGAGTATCTCACTAATATTGCCGAGCTGATTAGTGAGACTGGTTCACGCCTTGGGCACGTGAAGGAGCAGATTATTAGGACGCAGGAGGAGGTTGATAAGGCTCTGAAAGCCTTGGAGAATTTGGCTGCTTCGGCGGAGGAGACGACTGCCTCGGCTGAAGAAGTCAGTTCAGCCGTTGAGGAGCAAACAGCCGCAATAGAAGAACTCAAGAGAGCAGCCGACGAGCTGAAGAACATAGTCGAGGAGCTCCGCAAACAGACGAGCACCTTCAGGCTCTGAGGCCTTTCCTTTACCCTTTCATTGTTTGGACGGTGGTGAAGGCTGTGGAGATCAAGGTCGGCATCGGTGACTACGCAGTGGCAAAGAAGACGGGGATAATAAGCACATATGGGCTAGGGTCCTGCGTAGGTATCACGCTATACGACCGTCTGACCAAAGTTGGGGGATTGCTCCACGCGCTCCTCCCGGAGAGCGCACGCTACGGGGGAAGGGGAAACCCTGCAAAGTACGTGGACACGGGACTGGAGCTCCTGATAAAGGACATGATGAAGCTGGGTGCATCACCGAAGAGACTTGAGGCAAAGCTCTTCGGGGGGGCACACATGTTTACCAACGTCAGCAACGAGAACCTCCAGATAGGGCAAAAGAACGTAGAAGTGGCCAAGAGGGAGCTGAAGAAACGAGGCATAAGGCTGGTCGCCGAAGACACAGGTGGAAAGGGTGGGAGAACTATATATCTAGATGTCAGCACGGGTAAAGTCCGCATGAGAAAGGTCTCAAACGGTAAAGTTATCGAAGCTGTGTTTTAGGGGGTGATAATTTGGACGTGGTAACACTGGTGGTGCTCCTCGTGGGTATCGTTGTTGCCGTTGGGATTTCAGCATTCCTAGTCAGCAGGATGATGCAGTCGTACACGAGGGAGATCTATCAGGTTCTTGAAAGCACTATTGTGGAGTCCAGAGGGGCAGCACCGGCTCAAACGGCTCCCGCTGTGGTGGAAGGCGCAAGTGAGAGAGAACTTAAGCTCAAAACACCTCAGAAGACAGGGGTTACTAAGAACGAGGAGGAGTTGCTCGAGCAGCTTAGAAACATCATAAACGAGAGGATGGGGAAGATACTCGACGAGGCGAGGGAAAAGAAGAAGCGTATACTCACACTGCTGGACTTTGCTAGGGGTTATGCCCTGGGATACGTCACGGAGGACGACTACAACGCCTTCCTCGTCAAAGTGCTCAACGAGCTTGAAGAGTTCAAGAGGCTCTGGCTCATGAAGTTCCCGACCAAAAAGGACAAGGAGCAGCTTGAGCTTATGATAACTTACGTCTCAAAGACAAAGCTTCCACTGACTATAAAGACCAAGGATAAGGGGCCAATTGTTCTGAAGCATGAGGAAGCGTTGATAAAGATGACTGAGTACATAAACAGCGCCGTCAGCATACTCGACGACCTGATTGAAAAGCGTGGCGGAGACCCGGCGGTTACCCCGCTGGAGATAAAGCTGAGCAACGAGGTAAGGAAACTCAGGGAGAAAGTTAAAAAACTTGAGGCCCGTCTTGAGGAGTTGAGCACGATATGAAACTGAAAGAGGATGAGAGCTATGGCAATTGCCCAAGCTAGGGTCAAGGCTACCATACAGTCAACTTGGAAGGGATCAACCTCAATAAAGTGGAGGGATGCGATGGCCTACTTGGAAAACGACAGGATTACCCTGAAATACCTTAGAATGGGCCAGGTAGTTGGTGAGGACGTGTTTCCGTTCTCCTCATTAATTGATATTGGAATTAAAATTCCAGATGAGCTTAAGCTCGATCCCCAACTTCCGCATTTTGGCATGAAGTTCTACGTTCCCGGCTCCGGAGAGAAGACTCTCGTTCTAACCATTGGGAGCAACCTTCTGATTTATGACGAGAAGGCCTTTAAGACTTTCATTCACAGGGTGTTCGAGGTTCTGATTAATGGGGTTAAAGTTAAGCTCCTCCTCGCGAGGATGCGCGGCGGCGCGCTCAACATGGATGCCAAGTGGGAGGATGGGACGCTCCGTATCGTGACTGTGAGATCGGTAAGGAAGAACAGACGCGAGAGGAACATCATAGTCCTGACTTCTGAAGGTAAACCAATCCCCCTCTTCTCTGATATGGAAGACCTAGACATAGAAGAGATAGAGATGGGAAACAAAAAAGTTGAGGCGTGGAAAATAAAGCACTTCTATGAGAACGAGAGCGTCGTTTCGTACCTCTTTGTTGAGGACAAAAAGGTTCGTCTTTACATCCTGAGGTACCTCCTCACATACCGGAAGGACTACGTTGAGCTTCTAATAAAAGCCTCTGAAGAGTTCCCAACGATCAAGGCGGAGTTCCAAGAAGAGCTTGAGAGGGAGCTCAAGGAACTCGGTGGGCTCGATGAGATGGAGCAGCAGGTTCTCATGGCACTTTACTCTGGCATGGACCCATTAACCCTCCACGAGATGTTCGGGATAAGTGAGAAGGAGCTCGAAGAAATCTATGACAGACTAATTGACAAGGGGCTTCTCAAGCTGGTCATGATAAGGAAGGTCGTTGACTTAACTAGGGAGGGGAGAAAGCTCGTCAACAAGCTTATGAAGTACAGCATGGGAGCCATGTAATGAACCCTTTTTTGTTTTACTTTTTACGGGCTTTTGATCTATCTTGTTCCCAAAACCTAATAAACCAAACATCTTTTTTGCCCGGGGGGTCATTATGAGCGATGGAATCAAGGTGACTCTTGTCAATTATACAAAAAAACCTCTTGAAACTGTCACATGGGCGGCCCTCATAAGCTACTGGGAAGGGTGGGAAACCGAAGCTTTTGAGAGGATGAGCGGCAAAGACGTCGAAATGCATCTTCCAAGGGTTCTCGGCTATGGACACGAGAGTATCCTCGAGCACGCGACGCTGACTTTCGCCATTGAGGGATGTTCCCGCGTTTGTTCCCACCAGCTCGTCAGGCACAGGCTCGCCTCTTACACTCAGCAGAGCCAGCGTTATATTGTATTAAACCCTGAAGACGTTGAGGAGACCTTCGTTATTCCCAATGGGATAAAGGAAGACCCGGAGCTTCTTGCTGAGTGGAAGGAACTCATGAAAAAGTCGATCGAGCTATACAAAAAGAGCGTTGAGCGCGGTCAGCATCAGGAAGACGCACGTTTTATCCTCCCCCAGGCTGTCAGGACGAAGATAGTCGTCACGATGAACCTCCGGGAGCTGAAGCACTTTCTGGGACTCAGGGCCTGCGAGAGGGCGCAGTGGGAGATAAGGGAAGTTGCTTGGAAGATGCTCGAGGAGATTGCAAAGAACGACGAGCTAAAACCGGTAATAAAGTGGGCGAAGCTCGGGCCAAGGTGTGTTCAGCTCGGCTACTGCCCTGAGGGAGAACTGATGCCTCCGGGATGCTGGAAGAGGACAAGGGAAAAGTGGAAAACGCTTTTTGAGGGTTAGAAACCTTTGGTTTTAGAAACGGTTTTATTTCCCTTCTCTCACCCAATTTTGGTGATAGTCGTTGAAATCACGGAGCTGGGAAGTGGAAGTTAACGTTGATTGGGACGTCCTTAAAACTATCTTGAGCGAGCCGAAAAAGACACTGCCGTTCTTCCCGTACTTTAAGGAATTCGACGATCAAAAAGTCAGGTTTGAAGTGCCCAGGTTCATATTTAATTTTGGTTATGAGTTTGAGTTAGACGTTGGGTTTGGGAACAGCGAGGCGATATATACCTTCAGAGGAGAGCGGGGAATACTCACAGTAACCTTTAAAGTCCAGAACGGTCGTCTTAAAGTAACCGCAAACTGGGCAGGTTTTGGAGAGGCCCTGATGGGTAAGCCCCTCGAGATATTTGCAAAGGGGATAGCAGAAGCAGTGAAGGAGTTTTGTTTATCCTCCCTGTGCCCTGTAGTTAAGGTATCCTCTGAAGAGGGAGAGGTCATAAAGATAAATGCCGAGAGCGCGCCTGCCCTCTTGAAGAGGCTTTCACTTGAGTTCGGTACCAGCTTCATAGTAGAGGGGACTGCGGATGACGGAACTTACTTGGCGGCAAAGGTAGTTAACGGAAAGCTGGTTGAACTTCGTCTAAAACAGGGAACAAGGGAATCCGTGATAAGCACTGATGTCAGCGTGGTTGAACTGGACGAGGGTCTGTTTGAAGACCTTCCCTTGGACAGAAACTTCAAAATAAAAGTGAGAAGGCTCACTCCTTGAGAACTTCGTCTATCGCTTTTTTCAGCTCGTCGTAGGCTTCCTGCAGGGACTCGGGAATGACCTTCGTGTCCGCTATGACCGGCATGAAGTTGGTGTCCCCGTTCCAGCGCGGGACGATGTGAAGGTGGACGTGGTCGTCTATTCCCGCTCCGGCCACTCTCCCGAGGTTCACTCCGAGGTTGAAGCCGTCCGGGTTCATGGCCTTCTTTATCGCCTTTATCATGAGCTGAGAGAGCTTCATTATTTCCAAAAGCTCCTCATCGGTCAGGTCCTCCCATCTCCCGACGTGCCTGTATGGAGCCACCATGACGTGGCCGGGGTTGTAGGGATAGTTGTTCATTATCACGAAAGCATGCTTTCCGCGGTAGAGGATGAGCCTCTCTCTATCCCGGTTCTCTTTCGGGAAGTCGCAAAATATACAGCCATCATATTTGGGTGAGCGTATGTACTCGATTCTCCAAGGTGCCCACAGGACTTTCATTTTCTCACCCCCAGCGGGAGAAAGAGGGGGGACTTAAAAGCTTAACTAGAGCTTTGCCCCCGAAAAAAGCAAAACCAAATACACCGCATAGAGGATCAGGAAGTAAACTCCTATCCTCCTGTCGAGGCCGCCAGAGCGCTTCAGTTCAGCTATCATTGGGAGCATGGTCATGAGAACGAGCACGATGGTTAGGGTTGAGGCGCCTGTGGGAATTGGTCTTATCAGTGAGGCCAGTCCAAGAACTACGAGGGCGTTCATTATGTTAGCTCCAATTATGTTGCCAACGCTTATGCTTCCGCGCTCCCTTACTGCCCCATAGAGGGCGTTCGTCATCTCGGGCAGGGAAGTGCCAATGGCAACAATGGTGGCACCTATGACGTACTCCGCTACCCCAAGGGCCTCGGCGATGTTTCTGCCGCCGTAAACGACAAGCCTCGCCCCAATAACCATCAGACCACCGTATATTAGGAGCAGGACGTAGTCAAGGACCGTTGCCTTGGTGTGGCGTTCAGCTCCACTTTCGCGTCCCTTTCTGAAGTGCTTCCTGTAAAGCCACCGCAGATATAGGGCATAAGCTCCGAGAAGGAGAGCACCGTCGAGTCTCGACAGAGTGCCATCAACGGAGAGCAACATAAGGAATCCAAGGGACGCCAGCATGACAAGGGAATTCTCATACGCGCCGCTTCCAGCCTCCAGTGGCCGTATAACTGAAGCAAGTCCAAGAATGAGTGCTATGTTGGCAAAGATGCTCCCGAGGGCATTTCCAAGGGCTATGCCTTCAGAACCCGTGATGCTTGCCATCGCACTGGTTGTTATCTCTGGTAGCGTCGTTGCGAGGCTTATCACCACGAGGCTTATCACTAGGGGAGAAACGCCGGCCTTCTCGGCGACCTCGACGATTTTATCCGAGAGCTTGTCTCCAAAGACAACGAGGAGTATTATTCCGACGACTATTGAACTTGCCCACGCCAGCATCTCCACGTTCTCTCACCGGCGGGAGATTTGAAAGAGTGTTCATAAAGTTTTATCCAACAAACCTTTAAACCCCATGTCTTAATCACCACAGGTGATAGACATGAAGCAGAGGAAGGGACTTCTCATAATCCTGGACGGTCTCGGAGACAGGCCGATTAAAGAGTTCGGCGGAAAGACGCCGCTTGAGTACGCTAACACCCCCAACATGGACAGGCTCGCCAGAATGGGAATACTCGGCCAGCAGGACCCGATAAAACCCGGCCAGCCGGCTGGAAGCGACACCGCTCACCTCTCAATATTTGGCTACGACCCATACAATGTCTACCGCGGAAGGGGTTTCTTAGAGGCTTTAGGAGTTGGACTCAACCTTAACGAGGATGATCTGGCCTTCCGCGTGAACTTCGCCACGATTGAGAACGGAATAATCACCGATAGAAGGGCCGGGAGAATAAGCACCGAGGAAGCCCACGAGCTGGCCAAAGCCATTCAAGAGAATGTCAAGCTCCCGGTTGACTTCATATTTGTCGGTGCAACCGGCCACAGGGCCGTTCTGGTTCTCAAGGGCATGGCCAAGGGCTACCGTGTCGGCGAGAACGACCCACACGAGGCCGGAAAGCCCCCGCACGAGTTCACCTGGGAGGACGAGGAGAGCAAGAAGGTAGCGGAAATCCTTGAGGAGTTCGTCAGACAGGCCCACGAAGTCCTAGAAAAGCACCCGATCAACGAGAAGCGCAGAAAGGAGGGCAAGCCACCGGCAAACTACCTCCTCATCCGCGGTGCTGGAACTTATCCGGACATACCGATGAAGTTCACCGAGCAGTGGAAGGTCAAGGCCGCGGCCGTTGTAGCGGTCTCGCTTGTCAAAGGCGTCGCGAGGGCGATAGGCTTCGACGTCTACACTCCAGAGGGAGCAACCGGCGAATACAACACCGACGAGATGGCCAAGGCCAAGAAGGTCGTCGAGCTCCTTAAGGATTATGACTTCGTGTTCCTGCACTTCAAACCGACCGACGCTGCTGGCCACGACAACAACCCGAAGCTCAAAGCGGAGATGATAGAGAAGGCAGACAGGATGATAGGCTACATCCTCGAGCACATCGACCTTGAAGACGTTGTCATAGCGATAACCGGCGACCACTCAACACCATGCGAGGTCATGAACCACAGCGGCGACCCGGTTCCGCTCCTCGTCGCTGGTGGCGGGGTCAGGCCAGACTACACTGAGAGCTTTGGCGAGAGGGAGTGCATGCGCGGCGGAATCGGCAGGATTAAGGGCCACGACATAGTGCCCATCATGATGGACCTCATGAACAGGAGCGAGAAGTTCGGTGCGTGATTTCCTTTTTTTCTGTTCTTAAAACTCCTTCTGGAAGATGCTTCTTATCAAAACAAAAGTAGGAAGAAAAGAGCTCAGCCCTCAACGGGGCAGCTAACTGGCTGGAAGTTGTAGCCGTAGGCCTCCGGGTGTATGAAGTAGGAGAGCTCCTCAAGGGCCTCGACGAGCCTCGGCCCCGGCCGTGATATGGCGTTGTCGTCGCTGACGAAGTATATCCTGCCGTTCTTCACTGCATCGGTATCCGCTAGCGGGCTGTTGCAGATGTCGTCAATGGTGGCCCCTGCATGGGCTGAGAGGATTATTATCTCCGGGTTTCTGGCGACGGCTTCCTCAAGGCTGACCTGGGCCCATCCTGTAGCGTCGTGGAAGACGTTCTCACCGCCGGCGAGCCCTATGAGTGAGTCCTGGAAAGTGCCGTTGCCTGGGACGTAGAGCGGGTTCCACCAGGTTATAAAGAGAACCCTGGGTTTTGTCCTGTTGGCTACGCGGAACTGGACGTCAGCAACTTCGGCTTTCATGAACTGGACAACTCCCTCAGCTTCCCCGCTCATGTTGAGAACCTTTCCAAGGAGCTCTACGGCCTTATAGACCTCGTCCATGTTCTTTGGATCGATTATTATGACCGGCGCTATCTTCTCAAGCTGGTCGAGGTACTTGAGGTGCATCGAAGTGCCTATTATCAGGTCCGGTTCGAGTGATGCTATTACCTCGATGTTCGGGTCGCTGAAACCGCCTATTATTGTCCTTCCTTTCTGAACTCCCGGAGGATAGTCGTCGAACTTGGTGACGCCGACAACCCTGTTAAGGGCGCCGAGGAAGTAGAGGGTCTCGGTGATGCTTGGGGCGAGGGAAACAATCTTTTTCGGCTCCTTCTCGATGGTGACATTTCTGCCCGCGAAGTCTGTGATAGTTATCGGGTAGTAAGGCTTGGCCGTCGGGCACTCGCAGGAGTTTGCCGTTTCGGTCTGCGTCTGGGTCTGGCTTAAAGTTGTGCTTGGTGAGGATGTGCTTTGTGCTTTACTCTGGGTCGTTGAACTTCCCGAGCTTCCTATACACCCACTAACAAAAACAATAGCAACTAAAAGAAGTGCTCCCAGGAGTTTAGCTTTCCTCATTTTGTACCACCTGGATTATTTGTCCGACTCTGAATTGGGCAGGAGCTTAAAAAGTTATTGGATAAAACGGCCAACAGCCTTCATTTCTTTCCCGGTTTTATCGTTCAGAGAGAAACCTTAATTAAGGTCGAGTTCCAAATCGTTTTGGTGTGAAAGATGAAGAGAGTTAGGGTTTTTAATGACCTTAAGAGGATAGGCAACGACAAAGTCACCTCTATCGGTATGGGCACGTGGGGAATAGGTGGCTACGAGAGTCCAGATTATTCAAAGGACAGGGAGAGCGTTGAGGTTCTAAGGTATGGGCTTGAGCTTGGGATAAATCTCATAGACACCGCTGAGTTCTACGGGGCCGGGCACTCCGAGGAGCTTGTGGGAGAGGCCATAAGGGAATTTGAACGCGATGATATTTTCATCATCAGCAAAGTGTGGCCAACACACTTCGGCTACGAGGAAGCAAAGAGGGCCGCGAGGGCGAGCGCAAAGAGGCTGGGAACTCACATAGATCTATACCTCCTCCACTGGCCCGGAGACAGCTGGGAAAAAATCAAAGAGACGCTCCACGCCCTTGAGGATCTCGTTGATGAAGGGTTAATCCGCTACATCGGCGTTAGCAACTTCGACCTTGAACTTCTCAAGAGGAGCCAGGAGGCGATGAGGAAGTACGAGATAGTCGCCAACGAGGTCAAGTACTCTCTCAAAGACCGCTGGCCTGAGACAACTGGCCTGCTCGACTACATGAAGCGCGAAGGAATTGCACTGATAGCTTACACCCCGCTTGAAAAGGGAACCCTCGCGAGAAACGAATGCCTGGCCGAGATCGGGAAGAAGTACGGAAAAACCGCCGCCCAGGTTGCTCTTAACTATCTCATCTGGGAGGAGAATGTCATAGCCATCCCGAAGGCTGGAAACAAGGTTCACCTCGAGGAGAACTTCGGTGCCATGGGTTGGAGACTCTCAAAGGAAGATAGAGAGAACGCAAGGAGGTGCGTCTGATGTATGGATACAAGAATAGGATAGCGCGTGTTAACCTGACTACAGGTAAAGTTACCTACGAGGAGCTTCCTGATGAAGTTATAAGGAAGTTCATCGGCGGAAAGGGACTCGGCTACTACATCATTTACAAAGAGGTCCCTCCAGGGACCGACCCTCTCAGCCCGGCCAACAAGTTCGTGTTCGCGGCTGGTGGATTGACGGGCCTCGTTCCGGGTTCGAGCAAGGTAATTGCCGTCAGCAAGAGCCCTGAAACGAGGCTCATCAGCGACTCAAGCGGTGGTGATGCCTTTGGTCCAAAGCTCAGGGGACATTTTGATGCGCTAATAATCGAAGGAAAGAGCGAAAAGCCCGTTTACCTCCACATCCACGACGGAAAGGTCGAGATTAAGGACGCGGGTCATCTCTGGGGCAGGGGCAACTACGAGGTAGCTAAGGAGCTCTGGAAGGAGTATCCGACGGCGAGCATGGCGATGGTCGGCCCCGCTGGAGAGAGGCTCAGCAGGATAGCAGATGTAATCTACGACACCGAGAGGGCCAG encodes the following:
- a CDS encoding calcium/sodium antiporter, whose amino-acid sequence is MLAWASSIVVGIILLVVFGDKLSDKIVEVAEKAGVSPLVISLVVISLATTLPEITTSAMASITGSEGIALGNALGSIFANIALILGLASVIRPLEAGSGAYENSLVMLASLGFLMLLSVDGTLSRLDGALLLGAYALYLRWLYRKHFRKGRESGAERHTKATVLDYVLLLIYGGLMVIGARLVVYGGRNIAEALGVAEYVIGATIVAIGTSLPEMTNALYGAVRERGSISVGNIIGANIMNALVVLGLASLIRPIPTGASTLTIVLVLMTMLPMIAELKRSGGLDRRIGVYFLILYAVYLVLLFSGAKL
- a CDS encoding CheF family chemotaxis protein, which translates into the protein MRAMAIAQARVKATIQSTWKGSTSIKWRDAMAYLENDRITLKYLRMGQVVGEDVFPFSSLIDIGIKIPDELKLDPQLPHFGMKFYVPGSGEKTLVLTIGSNLLIYDEKAFKTFIHRVFEVLINGVKVKLLLARMRGGALNMDAKWEDGTLRIVTVRSVRKNRRERNIIVLTSEGKPIPLFSDMEDLDIEEIEMGNKKVEAWKIKHFYENESVVSYLFVEDKKVRLYILRYLLTYRKDYVELLIKASEEFPTIKAEFQEELERELKELGGLDEMEQQVLMALYSGMDPLTLHEMFGISEKELEEIYDRLIDKGLLKLVMIRKVVDLTREGRKLVNKLMKYSMGAM
- a CDS encoding chemotaxis protein CheC; this encodes MKLNEWYKDIFREASNIAMSHALTSLSEMVGGPIEMEPPDVEVLSRVEFLKTLAQNGISKSFVVAFDITEGLNGITVLQFPTRSAINLSAALMGMDPSGMEELDEMGKSAITEVGNILISVYTDILAKLLGEPVSLSPPKPISSLYDIEKELNRPDLRNVDKIMLFKTRFYEENIGFESFFYLVPDETSFEKLVKRLEAQVKEEGDE
- a CDS encoding methyl-accepting chemotaxis protein, with protein sequence MEFKKKIVGIVVVALLLVTVLASAMIFYTGSHTSAVIKDKMQPVVEDQAREAVMAKAESLAEQFSGFFDSVEALGRATKELTIISLNDLQSEGVSFGDPGYAEKLRPILLEHFEVITKAEPKLSAVYFGDVNGNMFIYPEQELPPDYDPRVRPWYQKAVQVNGPTWSEPYEDASSGKWVITYAIPVYYNGKLVGVIGLDVFIDELTKTIDTVKIGQTGYAYVVGQDGTIYMHPNHDYIMKLNVFKEPSLKSVADIIRSGKDKDVAIYTFNGVTAVAAGVKIPNTGWYVFAKVPVSEISAPTLNVIEDTRQATKKSALMTAILILALSVAMIGVAYKLIDSSLKPLVALSVAAQALAEGRLSEVREKLKQIQYLEDDEIGVLIKAFEAVGKDVVGTLQGIAEKLERLAEGDLSNGLSVEAKGELREIIEDVKDMSTKMRELLGNIVGLTEKLEKHANVLAQIASDVTEAINQVNEAVQQVSVEAQRQQENINEITEGMRLVADMSEESVRAMEEFEGAVNEVVNIAEEGRQKGEVSAQQIQSIQEMMGEIEQAVNRVNEMSRSIEEITNVITGIAEQTNLLALNAAIEAARAGEAGRGFAVVAQEIRNLAEESKKAADNIKEIIGRMTEEIRGAVNATQRGVSVVSESSETLRETTEYLTNIAELISETGSRLGHVKEQIIRTQEEVDKALKALENLAASAEETTASAEEVSSAVEEQTAAIEELKRAADELKNIVEELRKQTSTFRL
- the thyX gene encoding FAD-dependent thymidylate synthase produces the protein MSDGIKVTLVNYTKKPLETVTWAALISYWEGWETEAFERMSGKDVEMHLPRVLGYGHESILEHATLTFAIEGCSRVCSHQLVRHRLASYTQQSQRYIVLNPEDVEETFVIPNGIKEDPELLAEWKELMKKSIELYKKSVERGQHQEDARFILPQAVRTKIVVTMNLRELKHFLGLRACERAQWEIREVAWKMLEEIAKNDELKPVIKWAKLGPRCVQLGYCPEGELMPPGCWKRTREKWKTLFEG
- a CDS encoding chemotaxis protein CheD → MEIKVGIGDYAVAKKTGIISTYGLGSCVGITLYDRLTKVGGLLHALLPESARYGGRGNPAKYVDTGLELLIKDMMKLGASPKRLEAKLFGGAHMFTNVSNENLQIGQKNVEVAKRELKKRGIRLVAEDTGGKGGRTIYLDVSTGKVRMRKVSNGKVIEAVF
- a CDS encoding 2,3-bisphosphoglycerate-independent phosphoglycerate mutase, which produces MKQRKGLLIILDGLGDRPIKEFGGKTPLEYANTPNMDRLARMGILGQQDPIKPGQPAGSDTAHLSIFGYDPYNVYRGRGFLEALGVGLNLNEDDLAFRVNFATIENGIITDRRAGRISTEEAHELAKAIQENVKLPVDFIFVGATGHRAVLVLKGMAKGYRVGENDPHEAGKPPHEFTWEDEESKKVAEILEEFVRQAHEVLEKHPINEKRRKEGKPPANYLLIRGAGTYPDIPMKFTEQWKVKAAAVVAVSLVKGVARAIGFDVYTPEGATGEYNTDEMAKAKKVVELLKDYDFVFLHFKPTDAAGHDNNPKLKAEMIEKADRMIGYILEHIDLEDVVIAITGDHSTPCEVMNHSGDPVPLLVAGGGVRPDYTESFGERECMRGGIGRIKGHDIVPIMMDLMNRSEKFGA
- a CDS encoding HIT family protein, which gives rise to MKVLWAPWRIEYIRSPKYDGCIFCDFPKENRDRERLILYRGKHAFVIMNNYPYNPGHVMVAPYRHVGRWEDLTDEELLEIMKLSQLMIKAIKKAMNPDGFNLGVNLGRVAGAGIDDHVHLHIVPRWNGDTNFMPVIADTKVIPESLQEAYDELKKAIDEVLKE
- a CDS encoding DUF3211 domain-containing protein, encoding MEVNVDWDVLKTILSEPKKTLPFFPYFKEFDDQKVRFEVPRFIFNFGYEFELDVGFGNSEAIYTFRGERGILTVTFKVQNGRLKVTANWAGFGEALMGKPLEIFAKGIAEAVKEFCLSSLCPVVKVSSEEGEVIKINAESAPALLKRLSLEFGTSFIVEGTADDGTYLAAKVVNGKLVELRLKQGTRESVISTDVSVVELDEGLFEDLPLDRNFKIKVRRLTP